CGGAGGGGCGCCAACCGTCCACGCGCGCATAGGTGGTGAGGAACACCAGCGCGTTCCAGATCGGAATCAACAGTTCGCGCAGCGCGTGCCGGACGCCCTGCTCCGAAAAGCACAGGTCCTCCGCGTGCACCACCGGCGACGAGATCAAATACAGCCGCAGCGCATCCGCGCCGTAGGTGTCCATGATGTAGGACGGGTCCGGATAGTTCTTCAGCCGCTTGCTCATCTTGCGGCCGTCCTCGGCGAGGATCAGCCCGTTCACGATGACGTTGCGATAGGCGCTGCGGCCGTAGAGCGCGGTGGAGAGCACCAGCAGCGTGTAGAACCAGCCGCGGGTCTGGTCGAGCCCTTCGGCGATAAACTCGGCGGGGAAGAACCGGTCGAGCTCCTCCGCTCGTTCAAACGGGTAGTGCTGCTGTGCCCAGGGCATCGCGCCGGACTCGAACCAGCAGTCGAGCACTTCGGGCGTGCGGCGATAGAGCTTGCCGTTGCGCACGAACGTGACCTTGTCCACGTGGTGTTTATGCAGATCGGTCAGGCGCACGCCCGAGAGCGCCTCGAGCTCTGCGATCGAGCCGACGCAGATCGCATCGGAGCCGTCCTCCGCGATCCACACCGGGATGCAGGACCCCCAGAAGCGGTTGCGGCTGATGTTCCAGTCCTTCGCCTCGCGCAGCCAGTTGCCGAAGCGCTTCTCGCCGACCGCGGCGGGCACCCAGTGGACGCCGGCGTTGTTGGCGACCAGCTGATCGCGCAGGTCCTCCACGCGCACGTACCAGGCCTCGATCGCGCGATAGATCAGCGGCGTGTCGGTGCGCTCGCAGAACGGGTAGCTGTGCACGATCGTGCTCTGGTGCACCAGCTTACCCTCGCGCTTGAGCCGGCGAATGATGTCCGCATCGGCGTCCTTGCAGAAGCGCCCTGCGTAGTCCGGCACCGCGGCGGTGAAGCGGCACTCCGCGTCGAGCACGTCCACCAGCTCGATGCCGGCCGCGCGGCAGACGCGGAAGTCGTCCTCCCCGTAGGCGGGCGCCATGTGGACGATGCCGGTGCCCTCATCGGTGGACACAAACGGGTCGGTCAACACCCGGAACGCACCCGGCCGCCCTTCGAACCAGGGGAAGGGCGGCTCGTAGGTCCAGCCGGCCAGCTCGCGCCCGGGGAAACGGGCGAGCACGCGATACTCGTGCGGCGAGCGGTACACGACATTGAGCCGGCACTCGGCCAGCACGTACACCGCGCCCTCCTGCCGGTCCAGCACCGCGACGTACTCGATGTCGGGGCCGGCGCAGACGGCGAGGTTGGCGGGCAGCGTCCAGGGCGTGGTGGTCCAAATCAGCAGATAGACGGGTGCGCCGTCGGCCTCCGCGGGCGGCGACCAGCCGCTGCGCACACGCAGCCGCACCGTGATCGAGGGGTCCTGCACGTCGCGGTAGTTGCGCCCCGCCTCGAAGTTCGACAGCGGCGTGGAGAGCTTCCACGAGTAGGGCATGATCCGGTACGAGCGGTAGATGCGGCCGCGGTCCCAGAGCTGCTTGAAGACCCACCAGACCGTTTCCATGAACGGCAGATCCATCGTCTTGTAGTCGTTGTCGAAATCCACCCAGCGACCCATTCGGGTGACGATCTGCCGCCACTGCGCGGTGTAGGTGAGCACCATCGAGCGGCAGGTCTCGTTGAACACGTCCACACCGCGCTCGAGGATCTGGCGTGCACCGGAGAGGCCCAGCCGCTCCTGCGCGAGCGCCTCGATCGGCAGCCCGTGGCAGTCCCAACCGAACCGCCGCTCGACGTAGCGGCCGCGCATCGTGTGGTAGCGCGGCACGATGTCCTTGATCGTGCCGGCCAGTAGGTGGCCGTAGTGCGGCAGGCCGGTCGCGAACGGCGGGCCGTCATAGAACACGTACTCCGGCGCGCCGCGCCGCTGTTCGAGCGAGCGCCGAAACACATCGGCTTCCGCCCACCACCGCAGGATGTCCTCCTCGAGGCGCGGAAACGAAACCTTGTTGGACACCGGCTCCAGCATCGTTGGGTCCTCGATTGAACGAAGCGATCAGCGGAGCCTAGTTTTC
The DNA window shown above is from Kiritimatiellia bacterium and carries:
- the ileS gene encoding isoleucine--tRNA ligase, with translation MLEPVSNKVSFPRLEEDILRWWAEADVFRRSLEQRRGAPEYVFYDGPPFATGLPHYGHLLAGTIKDIVPRYHTMRGRYVERRFGWDCHGLPIEALAQERLGLSGARQILERGVDVFNETCRSMVLTYTAQWRQIVTRMGRWVDFDNDYKTMDLPFMETVWWVFKQLWDRGRIYRSYRIMPYSWKLSTPLSNFEAGRNYRDVQDPSITVRLRVRSGWSPPAEADGAPVYLLIWTTTPWTLPANLAVCAGPDIEYVAVLDRQEGAVYVLAECRLNVVYRSPHEYRVLARFPGRELAGWTYEPPFPWFEGRPGAFRVLTDPFVSTDEGTGIVHMAPAYGEDDFRVCRAAGIELVDVLDAECRFTAAVPDYAGRFCKDADADIIRRLKREGKLVHQSTIVHSYPFCERTDTPLIYRAIEAWYVRVEDLRDQLVANNAGVHWVPAAVGEKRFGNWLREAKDWNISRNRFWGSCIPVWIAEDGSDAICVGSIAELEALSGVRLTDLHKHHVDKVTFVRNGKLYRRTPEVLDCWFESGAMPWAQQHYPFERAEELDRFFPAEFIAEGLDQTRGWFYTLLVLSTALYGRSAYRNVIVNGLILAEDGRKMSKRLKNYPDPSYIMDTYGADALRLYLISSPVVHAEDLCFSEQGVRHALRELLIPIWNALVFLTTYARVDGWRPSAADAAVPRSRLDRWILSALDRLTQEVVTAMDAYDLQGAVRPFLRFTDELTNWYIRRSRRRFWKSGDDLDKRAAYATLYEVLLTFSRIAAPFIPFISEAIWRNLRSDDLPESVHLCDYPVSDGSRRDPKLERQMDDAMAVVSLGRQIRRQHDLKVRQPLAAMYVAGGDPERLAALREVQELIADELNVDAVRFETDTRLLARLRAKPNFRLLGPRLGPDLPRITEVLRNLDDATIEQIVQGGTLQVETSKGPVELGAQEILIERIPREGMAVAAEGEWVVALDTRLTPALIAEGLAREFVNRVQNLRKDADLDVAQRIRVRFVADEAIREAVERHADYIRAETLAVDLAYTGAAVEGAGKDELNGHPCRIEIEPVET